ATTGATCCTCGCCGTCCTTGAGGAGGCTGGATAATTCCGAAGCTAACCTAGTCATTTCGCTATATTGATCATTTTCTATTAAACTCGTGAATTTTTCGCTTAATCCCCTGGCAGCATGCAGTACAAGAACCTCTATGTATTCTTTTGGAGAAAGCCGCTGGATTACATGTGCGCCCGGATATTCCTTTCCGGTGAGGAATAATTCTTCATAGTAACCATTATTCGATTGCATATAGAACCCCTTTCCTTGTCAGGTCCTATTTTAGCAGCATTTATTAAATCAAGGAAGATCTGGTAGATAATGAAAAATTCTGTTTTCCTTGAATGTCAGGCACGGGGGTAACGATATAGAATTTCATCCCCATAGTCCCTTTGCGTCCATACGAATCCCTTTGTTAACGCTGCAGCAATGGTTCCTGCACCTGCAAATTCAAGATAGCTTGCGAACGCTTGGATTGCATCGCCGCTTACCTTTTTTCCTTTTAGAAGATAATAAGCTCCTATGGCCTCAAGGGCTGCTCCAAGGGAAATAAGATATTCACCAATTACAATTGCACCAGCAAATGGAAGACTTCCATCAACAAAATTTGCTTCGATTGCAGCTCCGGCTGATTGGATAGAATCGCCTAAAATATCAAGCATCAATCCAGCCTTTTCATCTCCATTTAAAATAATGATTCCAGCTGCCGCATTTGCAGTATTTCCAGCCGCCTGCAGCCACGCACCTAAGCTTGACATCGTGCGGTTTAGATCGGAAGACAGGGCTATTGCTTGAAGCGCATTGCCTGCAGCTTCGACACCGTTTCCTATTACGACTAATTTTTCCCCTGTGTTATATCCCGGCTCCTCCCCTGCCACAAGTGTTTCACCAATTGCTGCAATGGCTGTCCCGGCCGTTTGGATCCAGGCACCTGTTATTTCTAAAATCACTACATATGCTGCCATGTTATCACCTTCTTTTTGAGCCTCTTGCAGTATATTCGCAGACGACCTGAAATGTCTAAACGGTAGGTGGGGAAGTTTGCAGAAAGAGCATGATCGTTTACGTGAAATTTCTTTTCCAGATACTTGCTGGCAAAGAAATAAATGAATGAGAGACGCTATTTTCATAGCTCGTTCATCTTTATTTTATGGTAAAATATAGAAGGTGAATGGATTTGTGAATTGCATTTGGGAGGGTTCTCATATGTTTATAGCCTTATTGATATTCTTGGCAGGACTGATGCTTGCTGGTGATATTCTATTTAGTATTAAAGCATTGAAGCGGGGAGAAAGATTAGCCTTTAATGGTTCTTTTGACTCTTTTGTCATCTTCTGCACCAGCTGCGGTACGAAAAATAAACGCCAGTTTCATGAGCAGATTTGCCGAAAATGCTATAAGCCGTTCTAAAAGATATCCCGCATTCTCTAGGGAGAGGCGTACAAAAACTCCTTATAGCGTCTTAAATTAATACACCCCTTTCGCCCCAATGAAAAATCGTCTAGATCATAGTACGATAGGGTTTAGACTGCAGAAATGGGTCACAGCTTTACTAATTCTCTTTTCCATAGCGGTGTACGGCTACATCCAAAAGTAAAAGAAAGTCAATCTTTGAAAAAGGACATACGATCAGAGATGAGTCTGCATAAATCAGAGTTTAGGCTGAGTCATGCAGCTGATTCATGGGAAAAGGCATATATATTTGGACCTTATACAACAGAAGATGAAATAGAAAAAGAACTTGGGATGCCATTCAAGAATGAAAGCAATCTGGAATAAAGGGAAGACATGAATATCATTGTTTTCGTAAAAGGAAACCTTGACATCCTGTATGCAGAAATTCCCCGGTCTTACGGAGAATTTTTGGTCAGAGAACTGCTGATTACTCCTAAAAAGGATCAAATTCGCTTTCAAGAAATCAAAACATAAATTCCTTTATATGGAAAAATAGTAGGATTAAAGACATGATAATCAGTCCGTGGTTTTACATTCAAGCCAGTGAGATCCCTCCTGAATTTGCTTGGAAATACAAAATAGGACATAGGACTCTTAATAAATATAAGGTAAGATACACAGTAATTGAAATGCAGACCTATAAATTCGACGTAATTCGACAAAAACTTCTCTAACGTAATCAAAGATAATAATCCAAATTTCCGTTGTGCAAACTTGAAAATTTCTCCTATACTTGAAGAAAGAAGAAGATGGAAGGTGAATGGCAGTGAGTGAGATGGATCGCTTCAATCAGCTAATGCGGAGTGTCATGAATACAGAGGGTGATTGCTACGCGGTGCAGCAGCTCAGAGGAGAATTAGTTCAGATTATGGACCAGTTCACTGGTATCATTCACCAGACGACGAACCATGTATCCGAGGCTGCCCATGACTGGAAAGGGAAGAGCGCTGAAAGTTTTAATCGGGTCATGGAGGAAGCATCAGATGCATTTACGACAATATACGACCATATGAATCAAATGATCACCGGACTCCAGCATGAGGAAGTCCGTTTAGCCGAGCTTGCCGCCCAACTAGAAGAGAAAGCGAGAGAATCACTTCAATGAACACGTCAAACCTACCTTTCGAAATTAGCATCAATGTGAATGAATTGCTCTCATTAAGCAGCCGCCTGAAAGAAAGAGAGCGTGAGCTGCAGGAAGTACAAAAGGGCTTCGATCATTCCTATTATAAAGCATCTTCCCATTATCCTAACATCGAACAGCTGGATATTTCCTACCACGCCGCCTCTATAAAACTGCAAATGGAAAGGTTAATTGAAACCATGGCCCAGCTTGCAGAAATCACCCAATTGACACCAGCCCAGCTAAACAATGCCGATCAGCATTCAGCAGAACAAATCTCTCAAATTTAATGCCTTTTCTCCTGCAAATGGAGTAATCATTTAATAAATGGCCCTCAGCAATCTTGATTTGGATTGGTTTCTACATCCTTCATATTTACCTTTGCATTTCTTTCAGACAAGCTGGATTTTTCCAGCTCTTTTTTGAATCTCCTAAATTCATTCCATGCAAGAAATCCCATCAAGCCAACAGCACCAGCTGCTTTCCATAGTTTAAATGGCTTCATTATGATCCGTCACCTCCTTTGTCATAACCAGCATGTATGTTTAATATTATACAGGTTAGTGGAAGAAAGATAGAAAGTCCAATTATACATGGGAGGGTTTCATTTGAAAAAGTGGCCGGTATACATAAATGGCGAGTGGATTTATACAGAGGAAACGATAAAAGTTGAAAATCCTGCAACTAAAGACATCATCGCATCTGTACCAAAAGGCGGCGAAAAGGAAGCAAAAGCGGCAGTTGATGCAGCATATCATGCTCTTACAGAATGGTCTTCGCTAACTGCCTATGAAAGGGCAGAATACCTGGAAAAGTGGCACGCATTAATTAAAGAGCATCAGAATGAGATTGGTGAAATCATGACGAAGGAGCAAGGAAAACCGCTTAAAGAAGCAATAGGAGAAGTGGGCTATGCCAATAGTTTTGTAAAGTGGTATGCAGAGGAAGGGAAACGAATTTACGGAGAAACCATTCCGGCGTCTGCTGCTAATAAGCGTTTATTTGTTATCAAACAGCCTGTTGGGGTCATTGCAGCAATCACGCCGTGGAATTTCCCGGCTGCAATGATTACAAGAAAGGTGGGTCCAGCACTGGCGGCAGGCTGTACAGCTGTTGTCAAGCCGGCCTCCTCTACTCCGCTTACAGCGTTGAGACTGGCTGAATTAGCCGAAGAAGCAGGAATCCCAAAAGGAGTTTTGAATGTTATTACCGGTTCATCTAAAGAAATTTCCGAAGCCTGGATGGCAGATGAAAGAGTGAAAAAATTATCGTTTACGGGGTCTACCGAAGTAGGGAAAACGCTCATGAAAGGCTCAGCTGATACGATGAAAAAAATCTCGCTTGAGCTTGGCGGACACGCGCCGTTCATTGTAATGGATGATGCGGATCTCGATAGTGCTGCTCAGGCTATGGCTGCCTCAAAATTCCGCAACTCAGGCCAAACGTGCATTTGTACCAACCGGGCTTATGTCCATGAGGCTGTTTATGATGAGTTTATGGAAAAGTTTAAGCAGGCTGTGTTCAGCCTAAAGGTGGGGAACGGACTGGATGAAGAGATTGCAATCGGTCCTCTTATTGATGATGATGGAGTTAATAAAGTAAAAGAGCATCTGCATGACGCTGAAAATAAAGGCGGAACTCTTATAAAAAGTCCTCAAAGCCTGCCAGATTTAAAAGGGTATTTTATGGAGCCGGTTATTATTAGTGATGCTACAGATGAAATGCTCTGCATGAACGAAGAAACGTTTGGTCCGGTCGCACCTGTTACCCGGGTAAAGAATATGGAGGAAGCAATCAGGAGAGCAAACAATTCTTCCTTCGGTTTAGCTGCCTATGTATTTACCGAAAATATATCCAGGGGCATCCGGATCGTAGAAGCTCTTCAATACGGCATCGTAGGCTTAAACGATGGACTTCCATCAACTGCGCAGGCTCCCTTTGGAGGCATGAAGGAGAGCGGTCTTGGCCGAGAGGGCGGCAGGCAAGGGATTGAAGAGTATTTAGAAGTGAAATACGTATCTCTTGGACTCCGGTGACAGGCAGCTGGTACCTTCGGCCAGACTTTATTGCGTTTTTTATAAAATGTAGTAATTTTACTTGTTTATCGTTTAGCGGCCAGGGGTATAAAATACACAAATTGATTAAGAGGAGGAGTTCAAGCAATGACACAAGTTACGATTCAGGATAGCAAAAGACAAAAGGATAAAAACAGCAAGCTAGTCAGAGGAATGATTTTAGGTGCTATTATAGGTGGAGCTGTTTCGATGCTGGATTCTACAACTCGAAGCAAGGTAACGAAAGGTGCTGCCGGAATTAAAGATTCGACAGTTGGCATTGTCCAAAATGTCAAGGACAACCCAGGCGAAGTTAAAGAGCAATTTGTTTCTCAATTTAACAATGCAAGAAACACACTGGAATCCGCTATCCGTGATGCACAAAATATTTACGAAAGCTTGAACAACGGTGTGTTTAAAAAAATAACAGAAGTCGCATCAACCTCACAGGAAGCTCTTAACAATGTGAAGGAAGCAGCAGGAGATATGAAGGACGTTGGAGCAAAAGTAGCCGATGCCGGATCCGGGCTGACAGATCCAATAACTGCTGAAAATGACACCCGTACATCTTCTGCAAGCACGGTCAATTTCGATTCATCCATTCCGAGCCAATCTGTAAAAGCAGAGGATTCGGCTAAATTATAATTCATGCTTACATAGAACGGACAGCTGATGCTGTCCGTTTTTATTTTACTCTTGTTCAATTATTTACCAAAAAATTTACCTTCCTTAACAAGCTTTTAAAAGGCTTGTTATTTATTTGT
The Metabacillus sp. FJAT-52054 genome window above contains:
- a CDS encoding WXG100 family type VII secretion target, producing the protein MAVSEMDRFNQLMRSVMNTEGDCYAVQQLRGELVQIMDQFTGIIHQTTNHVSEAAHDWKGKSAESFNRVMEEASDAFTTIYDHMNQMITGLQHEEVRLAELAAQLEEKARESLQ
- a CDS encoding NAD-dependent succinate-semialdehyde dehydrogenase: MGGFHLKKWPVYINGEWIYTEETIKVENPATKDIIASVPKGGEKEAKAAVDAAYHALTEWSSLTAYERAEYLEKWHALIKEHQNEIGEIMTKEQGKPLKEAIGEVGYANSFVKWYAEEGKRIYGETIPASAANKRLFVIKQPVGVIAAITPWNFPAAMITRKVGPALAAGCTAVVKPASSTPLTALRLAELAEEAGIPKGVLNVITGSSKEISEAWMADERVKKLSFTGSTEVGKTLMKGSADTMKKISLELGGHAPFIVMDDADLDSAAQAMAASKFRNSGQTCICTNRAYVHEAVYDEFMEKFKQAVFSLKVGNGLDEEIAIGPLIDDDGVNKVKEHLHDAENKGGTLIKSPQSLPDLKGYFMEPVIISDATDEMLCMNEETFGPVAPVTRVKNMEEAIRRANNSSFGLAAYVFTENISRGIRIVEALQYGIVGLNDGLPSTAQAPFGGMKESGLGREGGRQGIEEYLEVKYVSLGLR
- a CDS encoding YtxH domain-containing protein; the encoded protein is MTQVTIQDSKRQKDKNSKLVRGMILGAIIGGAVSMLDSTTRSKVTKGAAGIKDSTVGIVQNVKDNPGEVKEQFVSQFNNARNTLESAIRDAQNIYESLNNGVFKKITEVASTSQEALNNVKEAAGDMKDVGAKVADAGSGLTDPITAENDTRTSSASTVNFDSSIPSQSVKAEDSAKL